A portion of the Achromobacter sp. MFA1 R4 genome contains these proteins:
- a CDS encoding MFS transporter — protein sequence MTTSTLPSACQPAPAAHAGTPALGRLGLAVLLSGGFITIFDLFVVNVAIPSMQATLSASFAQINFIIAAYELAYGMLLVAGSRLGDRHGRRRLFMLGMAGFALASALCGLAPTPGTLIAARILQGAAAAMLFPQVYALIRVSYDGHARRRAFGLLGMTLGLAAIAGQVLGGWIVHADLFGLAWRAIFLVNLPLGLLACWLARHMPESVEPSGAAMDWRGAVLVGLGLALLLLALIEGPARQWPAWTLACGAASAAALAAFARLQRRIAARGGAPLVDMALLAQPRFAAGCLVVMLVFSTASAMFLCYALLVQTGFGRDALTAGLIFAPASVGFVAGSMAAPRLVARYGTRAIALAALLYGGATAALMLQTGSAGAHLEPWSLLPALVWLGAAQGAVNTPLVNLAMGLVQDLQAGMAAGVVSTLQQVGAALGVSAAGMLYGGTLEAYAHASVAERHAHAFASAMQFNVAAILAAAALLWLLGRRR from the coding sequence ATGACGACCTCCACCCTCCCCTCCGCCTGCCAACCCGCCCCCGCCGCGCACGCCGGCACCCCGGCCCTGGGCCGTCTCGGCCTGGCCGTGCTGCTCTCCGGCGGCTTCATCACGATCTTCGACCTCTTCGTCGTGAACGTGGCCATACCCAGCATGCAAGCCACGCTGTCGGCCAGCTTCGCGCAGATCAACTTCATCATTGCCGCCTACGAATTGGCGTACGGGATGCTGCTGGTCGCGGGCAGCCGGCTGGGCGACCGGCACGGCAGGCGCCGGCTGTTCATGCTGGGCATGGCGGGCTTTGCGTTGGCGTCCGCGCTGTGCGGCCTGGCGCCCACGCCCGGCACATTGATCGCCGCGCGCATCCTGCAAGGCGCGGCCGCGGCGATGCTGTTCCCGCAGGTGTATGCGCTGATCCGCGTCAGCTACGACGGACACGCGCGGCGGCGGGCGTTCGGGTTGCTGGGCATGACGCTGGGGCTGGCCGCCATCGCCGGACAGGTGCTCGGCGGATGGATCGTCCATGCCGATCTGTTCGGCCTGGCGTGGCGCGCCATCTTCCTCGTCAACCTGCCCTTGGGGCTGCTGGCTTGCTGGCTGGCTCGCCATATGCCCGAGTCCGTCGAGCCCTCGGGCGCGGCGATGGATTGGCGCGGCGCGGTGCTGGTGGGGCTGGGACTGGCGTTGCTGCTGCTCGCGCTGATCGAGGGCCCCGCGCGTCAATGGCCGGCCTGGACACTGGCCTGCGGCGCGGCATCGGCGGCCGCGCTGGCGGCCTTCGCGCGACTGCAGCGCCGCATCGCCGCGCGGGGCGGCGCGCCGCTGGTGGACATGGCCTTGCTGGCGCAGCCCCGCTTTGCGGCGGGGTGCCTCGTCGTAATGCTGGTGTTCTCCACCGCCAGCGCCATGTTTCTTTGCTATGCCTTGCTGGTGCAGACCGGCTTCGGACGCGACGCGCTGACGGCCGGCCTGATCTTTGCGCCGGCCAGCGTCGGGTTCGTGGCGGGGTCGATGGCCGCGCCGCGGCTGGTCGCCAGGTACGGAACGCGGGCGATCGCGCTGGCCGCCCTGCTGTACGGCGGGGCCACGGCCGCGCTGATGCTGCAGACGGGCAGCGCCGGCGCCCATCTGGAGCCCTGGTCGCTGCTGCCGGCGCTGGTGTGGCTGGGCGCGGCGCAGGGCGCCGTCAACACGCCGCTGGTGAATCTGGCGATGGGGCTGGTCCAGGACCTCCAGGCCGGCATGGCGGCAGGCGTGGTCTCGACCTTGCAGCAGGTGGGCGCCGCGCTGGGGGTGTCGGCCGCCGGCATGCTGTATGGCGGCACGCTGGAGGCGTACGCGCACGCGAGCGTGGCCGAGCGCCATGCGCACGCGTTCGCCTCGGCCATGCAGTTCAACGTCGCGGCCATCCTGGCGGCGGCCGCTTTGCTGTGGCTGTTGGGGCGGCGACGCTGA
- the proC gene encoding pyrroline-5-carboxylate reductase produces the protein MREKIVFIGGGNMASAIIDGLLGQGRALTDFLVVEPYAPTREALTARGLPCQETVTADIAGAALCVLATKPQVLREACGQVRQHLPAEATVVSIAAGVELAALSDWLGGHARIVRAMPNTPAKVGLGMTGLYATPACGQAERDRVDALFAAVGERIWTETEAMIDAVTAVTGSGPGYVFHFMAALEKGAVELGFAPADARRLAVATFRGAAGLAASEDVPLTELQERVTSKGGTTYAALSHMQEAGVAVAIAQAVHKAEQRARELSAG, from the coding sequence ATGCGTGAAAAGATCGTCTTCATCGGCGGCGGCAATATGGCCTCCGCCATCATCGACGGCCTGCTCGGCCAGGGCCGGGCGCTGACTGATTTCCTGGTGGTCGAGCCCTATGCGCCCACGCGCGAGGCGCTGACCGCGCGCGGCCTGCCGTGCCAGGAGACCGTCACCGCCGACATCGCCGGCGCCGCGCTGTGCGTGCTGGCCACCAAGCCGCAGGTGCTGCGCGAAGCCTGCGGCCAGGTGCGCCAGCATTTGCCCGCCGAAGCCACCGTGGTCAGCATCGCCGCGGGCGTCGAACTTGCCGCGCTGTCGGACTGGCTTGGCGGCCACGCGCGCATCGTGCGCGCCATGCCGAACACGCCGGCCAAGGTGGGCCTGGGCATGACCGGCCTGTACGCCACGCCGGCCTGCGGCCAAGCCGAGCGCGATCGGGTCGACGCGCTGTTCGCCGCCGTCGGCGAACGCATCTGGACCGAGACCGAAGCCATGATCGACGCCGTCACCGCGGTGACGGGCAGCGGTCCCGGCTACGTGTTCCACTTCATGGCGGCGCTGGAAAAGGGCGCCGTGGAGCTGGGCTTCGCGCCGGCCGACGCCCGCCGCCTGGCGGTCGCGACGTTCCGCGGCGCGGCCGGACTGGCAGCCAGCGAGGATGTGCCGCTGACCGAATTGCAGGAGCGCGTCACCTCCAAGGGCGGCACCACCTATGCCGCGCTGTCGCACATGCAGGAAGCGGGCGTGGCCGTGGCCATCGCGCAGGCCGTGCACAAGGCCGAGCAGCGCGCGCGCGAACTGTCGGCGGGGTAG
- a CDS encoding FAD-binding oxidoreductase → MTNGITLLDALTQALGQDAILHSEADTAGYTEDWRGRYKGPALCVALPGSTQQVSDIVRLCNLHGTPLLPQGGNTSLCGGAVPAADGTPPVIVNLSRMRRIRGIDAANNSMQVEAGCVLATIQEAAAASGRLYPISLGAEGSCQIGGTIATNAGGTGVLRYGNTRDNILGLEVVLPDGRIWNGMTALRKNNTGFDLKHLFIGAEGTMGIVTAAVLKLHPLPTAHAVAWLAPDSPQAALDILGRFQDACGSRLSAFEMIDRNQLDVVMEHVPGRKNPLAGAHPWHVLVELSDTGDGAGLQDLLQQILEQASEQGLLHDAVVASNDTQRAALWEVRHSVSEGNKKAGVGLTTDSAVPVSSVPRFIDEATLAVRRLVPDLPVLIVAHLGDGNVHFIPFFTFAAWDALPDRDAMAAAIRRAVNDVADALGGTFSAEHGVGRTSLAEMAHYKSAVELDMMRALKATFDPSHLFNPGRLLP, encoded by the coding sequence ATGACCAACGGCATCACCCTGCTAGACGCGTTGACCCAGGCACTGGGCCAGGACGCCATTCTTCATTCCGAAGCCGACACCGCCGGCTACACCGAGGACTGGCGCGGCCGGTACAAGGGCCCGGCGCTGTGCGTGGCCCTGCCCGGCAGTACGCAGCAGGTGTCGGACATCGTGCGCCTGTGCAACCTGCACGGCACGCCGTTGCTGCCGCAAGGCGGCAACACCAGTCTGTGCGGCGGCGCGGTCCCGGCGGCGGACGGCACCCCGCCCGTCATCGTGAACCTGTCCCGCATGCGCAGGATCCGCGGCATCGACGCGGCGAACAACTCCATGCAGGTCGAAGCCGGCTGCGTGCTGGCCACGATCCAGGAAGCCGCCGCCGCGAGCGGCCGTCTCTATCCGATCAGCCTGGGCGCGGAAGGCTCGTGCCAGATCGGCGGCACCATCGCGACCAATGCGGGCGGCACGGGCGTGCTGCGCTACGGCAATACGCGCGACAACATCCTGGGCCTGGAGGTGGTGCTGCCGGACGGCCGCATCTGGAATGGCATGACCGCCCTGCGCAAGAACAACACGGGTTTCGACCTGAAGCACCTGTTCATCGGCGCCGAGGGCACGATGGGCATCGTCACCGCCGCCGTGCTCAAGCTGCATCCGCTGCCCACCGCCCACGCCGTGGCGTGGCTGGCGCCCGACAGTCCGCAGGCCGCGCTGGACATCCTGGGCCGGTTCCAGGATGCCTGCGGCTCGCGCCTGTCGGCCTTCGAGATGATCGACCGCAACCAACTCGACGTCGTGATGGAACACGTGCCCGGCCGCAAGAATCCGCTGGCCGGCGCGCATCCCTGGCACGTGCTGGTCGAACTGTCCGACACCGGCGACGGCGCCGGCCTGCAGGACCTGCTGCAACAGATCCTGGAACAGGCTTCCGAGCAGGGCCTGCTGCACGACGCGGTGGTGGCCAGCAACGACACGCAGCGCGCCGCGCTCTGGGAAGTGCGCCACAGCGTGTCGGAAGGCAACAAGAAGGCGGGCGTCGGCCTGACCACCGACAGCGCGGTGCCCGTGTCCAGCGTCCCGCGCTTCATCGATGAAGCCACCCTCGCCGTGCGCCGCCTGGTGCCAGACCTGCCCGTGCTGATCGTGGCGCATCTGGGCGACGGCAACGTCCATTTCATTCCTTTCTTCACCTTCGCCGCCTGGGATGCGCTGCCCGACCGCGACGCCATGGCCGCCGCCATCCGGCGCGCCGTCAACGACGTGGCCGATGCATTGGGCGGCACGTTCAGCGCCGAACACGGCGTGGGCCGCACGTCGCTGGCCGAGATGGCGCACTACAAGTCCGCCGTCGAACTGGACATGATGCGCGCGCTGAAAGCCACCTTCGATCCCTCCCACCTCTTCAATCCCGGCCGCTTGCTGCCCTGA
- a CDS encoding ABC transporter substrate-binding protein encodes MKSTSHNASRRNALKTVAAGAAALAMPMIWTPSRAASKRIVVRDDGGIYSKAYGAVFYKPFSEATGIQVVGVQANAEPTAQIRSMVDTGNYTWDMAKISQPAILMLTEGGKVYLEKHGLESDPVVATIPKQYMSPYGVGNNVYTTVLAYRTDAFKGRKAPASWADFWNVKDFPGRRGLRKHPFDTIEQALMADGVPTDKVYPCDIDRALASLDKIKPSVDVWWNTGAQVEQMLGSGEVDMIATWVSRAQSAAANGAPVQIVWDQNIWGCDNWAILKGSPNADACREFIKFASDPKRQAALVEFFAAGVTQPAAFDYIKADVARNCPTHPDNIKNGLHINAAYWLDKQRDVIERFNGWVLK; translated from the coding sequence ATGAAATCGACCTCCCACAACGCCTCGCGCCGCAACGCGCTCAAGACCGTCGCCGCCGGCGCCGCCGCGCTGGCCATGCCCATGATCTGGACGCCCTCGCGCGCCGCCTCCAAGCGCATCGTCGTGCGCGACGACGGCGGGATCTACAGCAAGGCGTATGGCGCGGTGTTCTACAAGCCCTTCTCGGAAGCCACCGGCATCCAGGTCGTGGGCGTGCAGGCCAATGCCGAACCCACCGCCCAGATCCGCAGCATGGTGGATACGGGCAACTACACCTGGGACATGGCCAAGATCAGCCAACCCGCCATCCTGATGCTGACCGAAGGCGGCAAGGTGTACCTGGAAAAACACGGCCTGGAGTCCGATCCGGTCGTGGCCACCATCCCCAAGCAATACATGTCGCCCTACGGCGTGGGCAACAACGTCTACACCACGGTGCTGGCTTACCGCACGGACGCCTTCAAGGGCCGCAAGGCCCCGGCCTCGTGGGCCGACTTCTGGAACGTGAAGGACTTTCCGGGGCGCCGCGGCCTGCGCAAGCACCCGTTCGACACCATCGAGCAGGCGCTGATGGCCGACGGCGTGCCGACCGACAAGGTCTATCCGTGCGACATCGACCGCGCGCTGGCCAGCCTGGACAAGATCAAGCCGTCCGTCGACGTGTGGTGGAACACCGGCGCGCAGGTCGAGCAGATGCTGGGCTCGGGCGAGGTGGACATGATCGCCACGTGGGTGTCGCGGGCGCAGTCGGCCGCCGCCAATGGCGCGCCGGTGCAGATCGTGTGGGACCAGAACATCTGGGGCTGCGACAACTGGGCGATCCTGAAGGGCTCGCCCAACGCCGACGCGTGCCGCGAATTCATCAAGTTTGCCTCCGATCCCAAGCGCCAGGCCGCGCTGGTGGAGTTTTTCGCCGCGGGCGTCACGCAGCCCGCCGCGTTCGATTACATCAAGGCCGACGTGGCGCGCAATTGCCCCACGCACCCGGACAACATCAAGAACGGCCTGCACATCAATGCGGCGTACTGGCTGGACAAGCAGCGCGACGTGATCGAGCGCTTCAACGGCTGGGTGCTGAAGTAA
- a CDS encoding ABC transporter ATP-binding protein has product MSSSNLQISGLGKRYGEFVALAPTHLDVARGEFLTLLGPSGSGKTTLLSLIAGLAQPDEGRVLIDGVDVTYGAPYERDIGMVFQNYALFPHMTIEENIAFPLKMRKVPAAEARRRALEALEMVRLPHVAARLPRELSGGQQQRIALARCMVYRPAIILMDEPLGALDKKLRDQMQLEIKRIHRELGTTIVYVTHDQEEAMTMSDRICLMNGGAIEQLGTPADLYFRPRTLFVADFLGESNLLQGVVTAVDGETLSVQLAHQGVTGQALSNGAPIQAGQKVTVMLRPQNLRVGAAGAAGAALTGKLLDVMVTGSLTKLYLDTGAADAGPVVVAYPTQRQAEHYDIGQPLSVSWAAADAVAIAE; this is encoded by the coding sequence ATGTCTTCTTCCAATCTGCAAATCTCGGGCCTGGGCAAACGCTATGGCGAATTCGTCGCGCTGGCGCCCACGCACCTGGACGTCGCCCGCGGCGAGTTCCTGACCCTGCTCGGTCCCTCCGGGTCCGGCAAGACCACGCTCCTGAGCCTGATCGCCGGCCTGGCCCAGCCCGACGAGGGCCGCGTGCTGATCGACGGCGTCGACGTGACCTACGGCGCCCCCTACGAACGCGATATCGGCATGGTGTTCCAGAACTACGCGCTGTTCCCGCACATGACGATCGAGGAGAACATCGCGTTTCCGCTGAAGATGCGCAAGGTGCCCGCCGCCGAGGCCCGCCGCCGCGCGCTCGAGGCGCTGGAAATGGTGCGGCTGCCCCATGTGGCGGCGCGCCTGCCGCGCGAACTGTCCGGCGGACAGCAGCAGCGCATCGCGCTGGCCCGCTGCATGGTCTACCGGCCCGCGATCATCCTGATGGACGAACCGCTGGGCGCGCTGGACAAGAAGCTGCGCGACCAGATGCAGCTGGAGATCAAGCGCATCCACCGCGAACTGGGCACGACCATCGTCTACGTGACGCATGACCAGGAAGAGGCGATGACGATGTCCGACCGCATCTGCCTGATGAACGGCGGGGCCATCGAGCAACTCGGCACGCCGGCCGACCTGTATTTCCGTCCGCGCACGCTGTTCGTGGCCGACTTCCTGGGCGAATCGAACCTGCTGCAGGGCGTGGTGACGGCGGTCGACGGCGAGACGCTCTCTGTCCAGCTCGCCCATCAGGGCGTGACCGGCCAGGCCTTGTCCAACGGCGCGCCCATCCAGGCAGGCCAGAAGGTCACCGTGATGCTGCGCCCGCAGAACCTGCGCGTCGGCGCGGCCGGCGCCGCGGGCGCCGCGCTGACCGGCAAGCTGCTGGACGTGATGGTGACGGGCAGCCTGACCAAGCTCTACCTGGACACCGGCGCCGCCGATGCCGGCCCGGTCGTCGTGGCCTACCCCACGCAGCGCCAGGCCGAGCACTACGACATCGGGCAGCCGCTGTCGGTGAGCTGGGCGGCCGCGGATGCGGTGGCCATCGCGGAGTGA
- a CDS encoding ABC transporter permease subunit: protein MTTLAKPRQRMSPGRRHFLMAAPLVLLLVVLLIYPVGQLLLLSVFGEQGFSLAQYQKLFASSVYVNVLLITLKISLWTTFFSVVAGYPVAYLISSLSARRKTSLLFWVLLSFWTSFLVRTFAWVVLLGRNGVVNQLLQALGILDAPASLLYNFGSVLVGMVHALMPLAVLTMLSVMENIDRNLPRAASTLGARPGTAFWKIYFPLSMPGVAAAAIMVFVTAIGFFITPALLGGRKETMITQIIIDQVQQTLNWEFAGAVSVLLLVVVLVVFAIYDKVLGLSTMAGGASTRVRAPGRQSLSRRAGEAVLTVLANVSDALFALLPARLRRSVSGTGQSRTLWWIVLLVLAFLAAPAFLMIPLSFDSGSGLTWPPKGFSLQWYEQMFTSPVWMQAITRSLIVGVGTGLLAMLIGTPAAFLLVRANMRGKSAMLAFVLSPIVVPRMIIAVGMFYFFARVGLVGSTIGLILAHTVVAVPYVVITMMAVLRNYDTRLDLAAQSLGAGPWSTLRFVTFPILSAGLLSSFLFAFATSFDELTIALFASGGLNATLPKQFWDEVTLQISPVIAAVSTCLFIFIAALIWLADRLRRRSLAH from the coding sequence ATGACAACCCTTGCCAAACCCCGTCAACGCATGAGCCCGGGCCGCCGCCACTTCCTGATGGCCGCGCCCCTGGTCCTGCTGCTGGTGGTGCTGCTGATCTACCCCGTGGGCCAGTTGCTGCTGCTGAGCGTCTTTGGCGAACAGGGCTTCAGCCTGGCGCAGTACCAGAAGCTCTTCGCGTCGTCGGTCTACGTGAATGTGCTGCTCATCACGTTGAAGATCTCGCTGTGGACGACGTTCTTTTCCGTGGTGGCGGGGTATCCCGTGGCCTACCTGATCTCCAGCCTGTCGGCCAGGCGCAAGACGTCCCTGCTGTTCTGGGTGCTGCTGTCGTTCTGGACGAGCTTCCTGGTGCGCACCTTTGCGTGGGTCGTGCTGCTGGGCAGGAACGGCGTGGTGAACCAGTTGCTGCAGGCGCTGGGCATCCTGGATGCGCCCGCCAGCCTGCTCTACAACTTCGGCAGCGTGCTGGTGGGCATGGTGCACGCGTTGATGCCGCTGGCGGTGCTGACGATGCTGTCCGTGATGGAGAACATCGACCGCAACCTGCCCCGCGCCGCGTCCACGCTGGGCGCGCGGCCCGGCACGGCGTTCTGGAAGATCTATTTCCCGCTGTCGATGCCCGGCGTGGCCGCCGCGGCGATCATGGTGTTCGTGACCGCCATCGGCTTTTTCATTACGCCCGCGCTGCTGGGCGGACGCAAGGAGACGATGATCACGCAGATCATCATCGACCAGGTCCAGCAGACGCTGAACTGGGAGTTCGCGGGCGCCGTGTCGGTGCTGCTGCTGGTGGTGGTGCTGGTGGTGTTCGCGATCTACGACAAGGTGCTGGGCCTGTCGACGATGGCCGGCGGCGCGTCGACCCGGGTGCGCGCGCCGGGCAGGCAAAGCCTGTCGCGGCGCGCGGGCGAGGCGGTGCTGACCGTGCTGGCCAATGTGTCCGATGCGCTGTTCGCCCTGCTGCCCGCGCGCCTGCGCCGCTCGGTGTCGGGCACGGGCCAGTCGCGCACGCTGTGGTGGATCGTCCTGCTGGTGCTGGCGTTCCTGGCCGCGCCCGCCTTCCTGATGATTCCGCTGTCGTTCGATTCGGGCTCGGGCCTGACGTGGCCGCCCAAGGGCTTTTCGCTGCAGTGGTACGAGCAGATGTTCACCTCGCCCGTCTGGATGCAGGCGATCACGCGGTCGCTGATCGTGGGCGTGGGCACGGGCCTGCTGGCGATGCTGATCGGCACGCCTGCCGCGTTCCTGCTGGTGCGCGCGAACATGCGGGGCAAGTCGGCGATGCTGGCCTTTGTGCTGTCGCCGATCGTGGTGCCGCGCATGATCATCGCGGTGGGCATGTTCTATTTCTTTGCGCGTGTGGGGCTGGTGGGGTCGACCATCGGGCTGATCCTGGCGCACACGGTCGTGGCGGTGCCCTACGTGGTGATCACCATGATGGCGGTGCTGCGCAATTACGACACGCGCCTGGATCTGGCGGCGCAGAGCCTGGGCGCGGGCCCGTGGTCGACGCTGCGCTTTGTGACCTTCCCGATCCTGAGCGCCGGCCTCTTGTCGTCGTTCCTGTTCGCGTTTGCGACCTCGTTCGACGAGCTGACGATCGCGCTGTTCGCTTCGGGCGGGCTGAACGCGACGCTGCCCAAGCAGTTCTGGGACGAAGTCACGCTGCAGATCTCTCCGGTGATCGCCGCGGTTTCGACCTGCCTTTTCATCTTCATTGCCGCGCTGATCTGGCTGGCCGACCGGCTGCGCCGCCGCAGCCTGGCCCACTGA
- the dapA gene encoding 4-hydroxy-tetrahydrodipicolinate synthase, whose translation MLNATQLRGVFPAIPTPVHADDTIHVPAAQALIAYLLKQGINGIVPLGGTGEYGALARAERIRMCKLTVDAVAGSVPVIPGVLDPGFHDAQQAGKEFADAGADALMVLTPYYTTPTQAGIREYFLRYADASPLPVMIYEIPYRTRIAIAPEVLHELSRHENIIGMKACNTDMYHFLRTVAGVDESFAVLSGEDTLLPVHLAAGARGGIVVTASLLPSAWRKVYELGASGRTRESMELHRRLIPLMNLAFAETNPGPMKSVMDLIGVNAPEVLDPLVAPADGLQAALREALTPLLREFEGV comes from the coding sequence ATGCTGAACGCAACACAACTGCGCGGAGTCTTCCCCGCCATCCCGACCCCCGTCCACGCCGACGACACGATCCACGTCCCGGCCGCGCAGGCGTTGATCGCCTATCTGCTCAAGCAGGGCATCAATGGCATCGTGCCGCTGGGCGGCACGGGCGAGTATGGCGCGCTGGCCCGCGCGGAACGCATCCGGATGTGCAAGCTGACGGTCGACGCCGTGGCCGGCAGCGTGCCGGTGATTCCGGGCGTGCTGGACCCGGGCTTTCACGATGCGCAGCAGGCGGGCAAGGAGTTCGCGGACGCGGGCGCGGATGCGCTGATGGTGCTGACGCCCTATTACACGACGCCCACGCAGGCGGGCATCCGCGAGTACTTCCTGCGCTATGCGGACGCCTCGCCGCTGCCGGTGATGATCTACGAGATCCCGTACCGCACCCGCATCGCGATCGCGCCGGAGGTGCTGCATGAACTGTCGCGGCACGAAAACATCATCGGGATGAAGGCCTGCAATACCGACATGTACCACTTCCTGCGCACGGTGGCGGGCGTGGATGAGTCGTTTGCGGTGTTGAGCGGAGAGGACACCCTGCTGCCGGTGCATCTGGCGGCCGGCGCGCGGGGCGGAATCGTGGTGACGGCGAGCCTGCTGCCGTCGGCCTGGCGCAAGGTGTACGAGCTGGGTGCTTCGGGGCGCACGCGCGAATCGATGGAACTGCATCGGCGGCTGATTCCGCTGATGAACCTGGCATTTGCGGAAACGAATCCGGGGCCGATGAAGTCGGTCATGGATTTGATCGGCGTGAATGCGCCGGAAGTGCTGGATCCGCTGGTGGCGCCGGCGGATGGGTTGCAGGCGGCCTTGCGGGAAGCGCTGACGCCGTTGCTGCGGGAGTTTGAAGGGGTTTGA
- a CDS encoding IclR family transcriptional regulator, whose amino-acid sequence MRTPPSDDTQTPQAPTETRSSLFVGSTEKAFQVLHAFDGPKRHMTLADIARASGLDRSATQRLVYTLETLGYLRRIPDTRNYGLTPKVLQFSYNYVRANELIDKASPYLLDISRTLGETTNLQELDGHEIVFVARFPGHHLVNVDIAVGSRLPAYFTASGTAILSRLSEEHRREILAQTRLEPITPYTEVNPDKLQERVQRVAEKGYAVIVNETVLGDISVAAPVIDHRGWAVAAINISVPTTRWTVARVEAELAPHVQVAATSISKSKFSGYSR is encoded by the coding sequence GTGCGCACACCCCCTTCAGACGACACGCAAACGCCGCAGGCGCCGACCGAGACCCGGTCGTCGCTGTTCGTAGGCTCCACCGAAAAAGCCTTCCAGGTGCTGCACGCGTTCGACGGCCCCAAGCGCCACATGACCCTGGCCGACATCGCCCGCGCGTCGGGCCTGGACCGCAGCGCGACGCAGCGCCTGGTCTACACGCTGGAAACCCTGGGGTACCTGCGCCGCATCCCCGACACGCGCAACTACGGGCTGACGCCGAAGGTGCTGCAGTTCTCATACAACTACGTGCGCGCGAACGAACTGATCGACAAGGCGTCGCCCTATCTGCTGGACATCAGCCGCACGCTGGGCGAGACGACCAACCTGCAGGAACTGGACGGCCACGAGATTGTTTTTGTCGCGCGCTTTCCCGGCCACCACCTGGTGAACGTGGACATCGCCGTGGGTAGCCGCCTGCCGGCGTATTTCACGGCATCGGGCACGGCGATCCTGTCCCGGCTGTCCGAGGAGCATCGCCGCGAAATCCTGGCGCAGACCCGGCTGGAACCGATCACGCCGTACACGGAAGTGAACCCGGACAAGCTGCAGGAGCGGGTGCAGCGCGTGGCCGAAAAGGGCTACGCGGTCATCGTCAATGAGACGGTGCTGGGCGATATCTCCGTTGCCGCGCCGGTGATCGATCATCGGGGATGGGCGGTGGCGGCGATCAATATTTCCGTGCCGACGACGCGGTGGACGGTGGCACGCGTGGAAGCCGAGCTGGCGCCGCACGTGCAGGTGGCGGCCACGTCGATATCGAAATCGAAGTTCTCGGGCTATTCGAGGTGA
- a CDS encoding phytanoyl-CoA dioxygenase family protein — MSRLLPDEQIAVLREQGFVVARQFASQKQVAALRALAERHLRDHVAPIEYEADLRYPGAPESRAAEGGLTVRRLLGAYARDPLFAQWATDPRIAQWLSRYFQETPVLSTVHHNCVMTKHPAYGSLTGWHQDIRYWSFSDTDLVSCWLALGNETRANGGLSFIPGSHAAAFTPAQFDEKKFFRDDAAQNAEWIARAVCPELQPGDVVFFHCRTLHAAQGNASDRVKLSVVHTYHPASCHPQPGSRSASQPGVPLADA; from the coding sequence ATGTCCAGGTTACTGCCTGATGAACAGATAGCCGTCCTGCGCGAGCAGGGCTTCGTCGTGGCGCGCCAATTCGCGAGCCAGAAGCAGGTCGCCGCGCTGCGCGCCCTCGCTGAACGCCACTTGCGCGACCACGTCGCGCCCATCGAATACGAAGCCGACCTGCGTTACCCCGGCGCGCCCGAATCGCGCGCTGCCGAGGGCGGGCTGACCGTGCGCCGTCTGCTGGGCGCCTACGCCCGGGACCCGCTGTTCGCGCAATGGGCCACCGATCCGCGCATCGCGCAGTGGCTGTCGCGCTATTTCCAGGAAACGCCGGTGCTGTCCACCGTGCACCACAACTGCGTGATGACCAAGCATCCGGCCTACGGCAGCCTGACGGGCTGGCATCAGGACATCCGCTACTGGTCGTTTTCCGATACCGACCTGGTGTCCTGTTGGCTTGCGCTGGGCAACGAAACGCGCGCCAATGGCGGCCTCTCGTTCATCCCGGGCTCGCACGCGGCGGCCTTCACGCCGGCGCAGTTCGACGAAAAGAAGTTCTTCCGCGACGACGCGGCGCAGAATGCGGAATGGATTGCGCGCGCGGTCTGCCCGGAACTCCAGCCCGGCGACGTGGTGTTCTTCCATTGCCGCACGCTGCACGCCGCCCAGGGCAATGCCAGCGACCGCGTGAAGCTGTCGGTGGTGCATACCTATCACCCCGCCTCCTGCCATCCCCAGCCTGGCTCGCGCTCGGCCTCACAGCCGGGGGTGCCGCTGGCGGATGCCTAG